From Streptomyces sp. 6-11-2, one genomic window encodes:
- a CDS encoding phage holin family protein: protein MGGGRRWRRVASQVGRSVAVWAVSTVTLLVLAGILPDFRLQSPDGDSATTVAVTAALGAGAFGVLSAVVWPLLVRLLLLVPALVLGLLVFFLNGSLLLLALRITPSGQAEAAPETAVIVAAVMSAVASATGAALAVRDDDAYRRRLHRLADRRRRRLAPCSSTPGTVVVQLDGVGHDVLRDAVDEGLMPTVARWLGADEGQATHRLTPWRTDWSSQTGASQLGILHGTNHDVPAFRWYEKDTGEVMVCNRPSSAVELQRRAVRRTGDGGLLTADGASRGNLFGGGAGELALVLSVAARRDRASRSRAGYFAYFSDPANAVRTFLSFVADAGREIGQSLRARLREERPRVSRGGLYPLIRAFATVVERDVVVAAVMGDLLAGRTAVYADLVAYDEVAHHSGPHSRDVAQVLRRLDRSLALIEKVAEHAPRPYRFVLLSDHGQSPGETFRSRYGLTLGDLVRAGCGLPVPRRAGRTRSGAEARAAVRAALGRPVEESGEDRRPSRRSEPVVLASGNLGLVSFPDVPHRMSQEEIDARHPALLSTLADHPGVGFLLVRSEEHGGVVLGARGVRIPLAELDTDPGPLALFGPGAADAVRRTHSFPHTADIMVNSSHDPADGEVLAFEEQIGSHGGLGGAQGRPFLLSPLDCSPPVREGEDLVGAEHVHRVLRRWLHEAAGTGAPLTAEPEERAA from the coding sequence ATGGGTGGCGGGCGGCGGTGGCGGCGGGTCGCCAGTCAGGTCGGGCGCAGTGTCGCGGTGTGGGCCGTCTCCACGGTCACCCTGCTCGTGCTCGCCGGGATCCTGCCGGACTTCCGGTTGCAGTCGCCCGACGGCGACAGCGCCACCACCGTCGCCGTGACCGCCGCGCTCGGCGCGGGAGCCTTCGGTGTGCTGTCCGCCGTGGTGTGGCCGCTGCTCGTCCGGCTGCTGCTGCTCGTGCCCGCGCTGGTCCTCGGGCTGCTGGTGTTCTTCCTCAACGGCTCACTGCTCCTGCTGGCCCTGCGCATCACCCCCTCCGGCCAGGCCGAGGCGGCCCCCGAGACCGCCGTCATCGTGGCCGCGGTGATGTCCGCGGTCGCCTCCGCCACCGGCGCAGCCCTCGCCGTGCGCGACGACGACGCCTACCGGCGCCGGCTCCACCGGCTCGCCGACCGCCGCCGCAGACGGCTGGCACCCTGCTCGTCGACCCCCGGCACCGTCGTCGTCCAACTCGACGGCGTCGGTCACGACGTGCTGCGGGACGCGGTGGACGAGGGTCTGATGCCGACCGTCGCCCGATGGCTCGGCGCCGACGAGGGGCAGGCCACCCACCGGCTCACCCCCTGGCGCACCGACTGGTCCAGCCAGACCGGCGCCAGCCAGCTCGGCATCCTGCACGGAACCAACCACGACGTCCCCGCCTTCCGCTGGTACGAGAAGGACACCGGAGAGGTGATGGTCTGCAACCGCCCGAGCAGCGCCGTCGAACTCCAGCGCCGCGCCGTACGGCGCACCGGTGACGGCGGGCTGCTCACCGCCGACGGGGCCAGCCGCGGCAACCTCTTCGGCGGCGGCGCGGGCGAACTCGCGCTCGTCCTGTCGGTCGCGGCCCGCCGCGACCGCGCCAGCCGCTCCCGCGCGGGCTACTTCGCCTACTTCTCCGACCCCGCCAACGCCGTCCGCACCTTCCTGTCCTTCGTCGCCGACGCCGGCCGCGAGATCGGCCAGTCCCTGCGCGCCCGGCTCCGCGAGGAGCGCCCGCGTGTCTCGCGCGGCGGCCTGTACCCGCTGATCCGCGCCTTCGCGACGGTCGTCGAACGGGACGTCGTCGTGGCCGCGGTGATGGGCGACCTGCTCGCCGGGCGCACCGCCGTCTACGCCGACCTGGTGGCGTACGACGAGGTGGCCCACCACTCCGGGCCGCACAGCCGTGACGTGGCGCAGGTGCTGCGGCGTCTGGACCGCTCGCTGGCGCTGATCGAGAAGGTCGCCGAGCACGCCCCGCGCCCGTACCGGTTCGTCCTCCTGTCCGACCACGGACAGAGCCCCGGCGAGACCTTCCGCTCCCGCTACGGTCTGACCCTGGGCGACCTGGTCCGGGCCGGCTGCGGCCTGCCCGTGCCGCGCCGGGCGGGAAGGACGCGCAGTGGCGCCGAGGCGCGGGCCGCCGTACGGGCTGCGCTCGGCCGCCCGGTCGAGGAGAGCGGTGAGGACCGGCGCCCCTCCCGCCGCTCGGAGCCCGTCGTGCTGGCCTCCGGCAACCTCGGCCTGGTCTCCTTCCCGGACGTGCCGCACCGCATGAGCCAGGAGGAGATCGACGCCCGCCACCCCGCGCTGCTGTCCACGCTCGCCGACCACCCGGGCGTCGGCTTCCTGCTCGTGCGCAGCGAGGAGCACGGCGGTGTCGTGCTCGGCGCGCGCGGCGTACGGATACCGCTGGCCGAACTCGACACCGACCCCGGCCCGCTGGCGCTCTTCGGTCCCGGTGCCGCCGACGCCGTACGCCGCACCCACTCCTTCCCGCACACCGCCGACATCATGGTCAACTCCAGCCACGACCCGGCCGACGGAGAGGTCCTCGCCTTCGAGGAGCAGATCGGTTCCCACGGCGGCCTCGGCGGCGCGCAGGGTCGCCCGTTCCTGCTGTCGCCGCTCGACTGCTCCCCGCCGGTCCGGGAGGGCGAGGACCTCGTCGGCGCCGAGCATGTCCACCGCGTGCTGCGGCGCTGGCTGCACGAGGCCGCCGGGACCGGGGCGCCGCTCACCGCGGAACCGGAGGAACGGGCCGCCTGA
- a CDS encoding MBL fold metallo-hydrolase produces the protein MTQQSESSTSTSTTTQETDDPAVPSLLTSPPAPFPPLAEPRRLGERRVWPRAFHDRLTAPLPDLKAFARFAREGALRPDKEALADIPLLPYRPAELPRVDTRTVAVTWAGHASWVIRIGGLTVLTDPVWSRRIIGTPARVTPVGVAWEALPPVDAVVVSHNHYDHLDAPTLRRLPRDTLVFVPAGLGRWFQRRRFTSVTELDWWEAAELSGVRVDFVPAHHWSKRTLTDTCRSLWGGWVLTDPEGQRVYFAGDTGYGHWFSRIGRRYPGIDLALLPIGAYDPRWWLSDVHCDPEEAVQAVQDLGARHMAPMHWGTFVLSAEPLLEPLTRVRRAWQEAGLPRERLWDLPVGASRVLE, from the coding sequence ATGACGCAGCAGTCCGAGTCGTCCACGTCCACGAGCACCACCACCCAGGAGACCGACGATCCCGCGGTCCCGTCCCTCCTGACCTCCCCGCCCGCCCCGTTCCCGCCGCTGGCCGAACCCCGGCGGCTGGGGGAGCGGCGGGTGTGGCCGCGCGCCTTCCACGACCGGCTCACCGCCCCGCTGCCCGACCTGAAGGCCTTCGCCCGGTTCGCCCGAGAGGGCGCCCTGCGGCCGGACAAGGAGGCCCTCGCCGACATCCCGCTGCTGCCGTACCGGCCCGCCGAGCTGCCCCGCGTGGACACCCGTACCGTCGCCGTCACCTGGGCGGGGCACGCGAGCTGGGTGATCCGGATCGGCGGGCTCACCGTGCTGACCGACCCGGTGTGGTCCCGCCGCATCATCGGCACCCCGGCCCGGGTCACGCCCGTCGGCGTGGCCTGGGAGGCGCTGCCGCCCGTCGACGCGGTCGTCGTCAGCCACAACCACTACGACCATCTGGACGCGCCCACCCTGCGCCGACTCCCGCGCGACACCCTGGTGTTCGTGCCGGCCGGACTCGGCCGCTGGTTCCAGCGGCGCCGGTTCACCAGCGTCACCGAACTGGACTGGTGGGAGGCGGCCGAACTGTCCGGAGTCCGCGTCGACTTCGTCCCCGCCCACCACTGGTCCAAGCGCACCCTCACCGACACCTGCCGCAGTCTGTGGGGCGGCTGGGTGCTCACCGACCCCGAGGGGCAGCGCGTGTACTTCGCCGGCGACACGGGCTACGGCCACTGGTTCTCCCGCATCGGCCGCCGCTACCCCGGCATCGACCTGGCCCTGCTCCCCATCGGCGCCTACGACCCCCGCTGGTGGCTCAGCGACGTCCACTGCGACCCGGAGGAAGCCGTCCAGGCCGTGCAGGACCTCGGCGCCCGGCACATGGCGCCCATGCACTGGGGCACCTTCGTCCTCTCCGCCGAACCCCTCCTGGAACCCCTGACCCGGGTCCGCAGAGCCTGGCAGGAGGCCGGCCTTCCCCGGGAACGGCTGTGGGACCTGCCGGTGGGCGCCTCCCGGGTCCTGGAGTAG
- a CDS encoding MBL fold metallo-hydrolase: MPVEITWWGHATCTVEDSDVRVLTDPLFARRLAHLRRRRGAPPPPTAWHADVALISHLHADHLHVPSLARLEPGTRLLVPRGALGAVAGLRRLAHLRITEVTPGDRVEVGGVVVRAVPARHDGRRLPVGRHRSPALGYVVEGEARTYFAGDTGLFETMAEEVGPVDAALLPVGGWGPYLGAGHLDAGRAAQALARLAPGSAVPVHYGTYWPIGMDAVRPHEFHAPGDEFARLAAERAPGVAVHRLGHGESVRLEGAR; this comes from the coding sequence GTGCCGGTGGAGATCACCTGGTGGGGTCACGCCACCTGCACGGTCGAGGACTCGGACGTCCGCGTGCTGACCGATCCCCTGTTCGCCCGCCGGCTCGCGCACCTGCGCCGCCGCCGCGGCGCGCCGCCGCCGCCCACCGCCTGGCACGCGGACGTGGCCCTGATCTCCCATCTGCACGCCGACCATCTGCACGTACCCTCGCTGGCCCGGCTGGAGCCGGGCACGCGCCTGCTGGTACCCCGGGGCGCACTCGGGGCGGTCGCGGGTCTGCGCCGGCTCGCCCACCTGCGGATCACCGAGGTGACGCCCGGTGACCGGGTCGAGGTCGGCGGTGTCGTCGTACGGGCGGTGCCGGCCCGGCACGACGGGCGGCGGCTGCCGGTCGGGCGGCACCGCTCGCCGGCGCTCGGCTACGTCGTCGAGGGCGAGGCGCGGACGTACTTCGCCGGGGACACCGGCCTGTTCGAGACGATGGCCGAGGAGGTCGGCCCGGTCGACGCGGCGCTGCTGCCGGTGGGCGGCTGGGGACCGTACCTCGGCGCGGGGCATCTGGACGCGGGACGGGCGGCGCAGGCGCTGGCCCGGCTGGCGCCGGGGAGCGCAGTGCCGGTGCACTACGGCACGTACTGGCCGATCGGGATGGACGCCGTGCGCCCCCATGAGTTTCATGCGCCGGGTGACGAATTCGCGCGCCTCGCCGCCGAGCGTGCGCCGGGGGTCGCGGTGCACCGGCTCGGGCACGGGGAGAGCGTGCGCCTGGAGGGCGCCCGGTGA
- a CDS encoding DedA family protein → MIRIAAAVTSVVPPESTQQALGYPSLFLLVLIGALVPVVPTGALVSSAAVVALHQTAPFSLALVFLTASLAAFLGDAALYWLGRRGLGSRNGSRWLEAIRTRAPEDRLAQAQRKLTEHGVAVLVLSRLVPAGRIPVMLACLLAKWPLRRFSRGNLPACLAWAVTYQLIGILGGSLFAEPWEGVVSAIAVTVLLGAAPSVWRRLRRLIPVHRSH, encoded by the coding sequence GTGATACGGATCGCCGCCGCCGTGACCTCGGTGGTGCCGCCGGAGTCCACCCAGCAGGCGCTCGGGTATCCCTCACTGTTCCTCCTGGTGCTGATCGGGGCGCTGGTGCCGGTGGTGCCGACGGGCGCGCTGGTCAGTTCGGCGGCGGTGGTCGCCCTGCACCAGACGGCGCCGTTCTCGCTGGCGCTGGTGTTCCTGACGGCGTCGCTGGCCGCGTTCCTCGGGGACGCGGCGCTGTACTGGCTGGGGCGGCGCGGGCTGGGGTCGAGGAACGGATCGCGCTGGCTGGAGGCGATCCGCACGCGCGCCCCGGAGGACCGGCTGGCGCAGGCGCAGCGCAAGCTGACCGAGCACGGGGTCGCGGTGCTGGTCCTGTCCCGTCTCGTCCCGGCGGGCCGCATACCGGTGATGCTGGCCTGCCTGCTGGCGAAGTGGCCGCTGCGCCGCTTCTCCCGCGGCAACCTCCCCGCGTGCCTGGCCTGGGCGGTGACGTACCAGCTGATCGGCATCCTCGGCGGCTCCCTGTTCGCGGAGCCCTGGGAAGGCGTGGTCAGCGCGATCGCGGTGACCGTCCTGCTGGGCGCCGCACCCTCCGTCTGGCGGCGCCTGCGCCGGCTGATCCCGGTCCACCGCTCGCACTGA
- a CDS encoding aminotransferase class I/II-fold pyridoxal phosphate-dependent enzyme: MRRTDPEGHGPVRYGPSALPDDGLPVLPEVSAALAGAANRTRRGPIGGDTELLDAACGYWLRRGLPTRPGRVAAAPGAPALLLALTATLGGDVLVPRPCAAWWAPYARLLGTPAFPVATPAECGGVPDPYALLETVRRVRAEGGDPRLLVLSVADDPTATVAPPEVLHETVEAATAEGLHLVSDETWRDTVHAPHETVLLSPAEMLPDRVTVVTDLAGAFLPAGWPAAIARFPAGAPGEALHARVLDVLTALDARVAEPVAAAAAHVLGEPGPVTARLAASVRLHARLARAVHAAVVAAGALVRPPQAGRHLYADLGPLRSALDAHAVGDAQELEDFLTTRLELPVHGGHRFGDDLGALRVRLSTAELLGRTDEERAECLLSPEPLELPHVQRALLSLRSVLDDLRDDAQRWEPPR; encoded by the coding sequence ATGCGGCGGACGGACCCGGAAGGCCACGGCCCCGTCCGCTACGGTCCGTCGGCCCTCCCCGACGACGGACTCCCGGTGCTGCCGGAGGTGTCCGCCGCGCTCGCCGGGGCCGCGAACCGGACCCGGCGCGGACCGATCGGCGGAGACACCGAACTGCTGGACGCCGCCTGCGGGTACTGGCTGCGACGCGGGCTGCCCACCCGGCCCGGCCGGGTGGCGGCCGCACCCGGCGCGCCCGCCCTGCTGCTCGCGCTGACCGCCACGCTCGGCGGCGACGTCCTGGTGCCCCGGCCCTGCGCGGCCTGGTGGGCGCCGTACGCGCGCCTGCTGGGCACCCCCGCCTTCCCCGTGGCGACGCCGGCCGAGTGCGGGGGCGTCCCCGACCCGTACGCCCTCCTGGAGACCGTCCGCAGAGTCCGCGCCGAGGGCGGCGACCCCCGGCTGCTCGTGCTGTCCGTCGCCGACGACCCCACCGCCACCGTGGCACCGCCGGAGGTGCTGCACGAGACCGTCGAGGCCGCCACGGCCGAGGGACTCCACCTGGTCAGCGACGAGACCTGGCGCGACACCGTGCACGCGCCGCACGAGACGGTGCTGCTCAGCCCGGCCGAGATGCTGCCCGACCGGGTCACCGTCGTCACCGACCTTGCCGGCGCCTTCCTGCCCGCCGGCTGGCCCGCCGCGATCGCCCGCTTCCCCGCGGGCGCCCCCGGCGAGGCCCTGCACGCGCGCGTGCTCGACGTCCTCACCGCACTGGACGCCCGCGTCGCCGAACCGGTCGCCGCCGCGGCCGCCCACGTCCTCGGCGAACCCGGGCCGGTCACCGCGCGCCTGGCGGCCTCGGTACGCCTGCACGCGCGCCTGGCGCGGGCCGTCCATGCGGCCGTGGTCGCCGCGGGCGCGCTCGTCCGGCCGCCGCAGGCCGGCCGCCACCTGTACGCCGACCTCGGCCCGCTGCGCTCCGCGCTGGACGCCCACGCGGTCGGCGACGCACAGGAGTTGGAGGACTTCCTCACCACCCGCCTGGAACTGCCCGTGCACGGCGGCCACCGCTTCGGCGACGACCTCGGCGCGCTGCGCGTGCGGCTGTCCACCGCGGAACTCCTCGGCCGCACCGACGAGGAACGCGCGGAATGCCTCCTGTCCCCCGAGCCGTTGGAACTGCCACACGTGCAACGCGCATTGCTCTCCTTGAGGTCGGTACTCGACGATCTCCGCGACGACGCTCAGCGATGGGAGCCTCCTCGATGA